A stretch of DNA from Synechococcus sp. PROS-9-1:
CCTCCCAGCGCATTGGGAGTTCAGGGAGCTGCCAAACCATCAGAACAGCCGGTTAAACGCGAACCTTTGCCGTCATCCAGGCATCACCCTTCACAGCAGCGGCAGCGATCAGATCCGCCATGGTCGCGAGCAATCGGTAGCTGAGTGCCACCGCAAGCAATGGCGCCTCCGGCACAATCGTTCCCATACGAAACAGCAGAACCGCCTCAAACACCCCCAAACCACCTGGAGCAGCAGGAACAACAAGACCAGCCGTCCAGGCAAGGGCAAAGGCCGCAAGCCAAAGACCCAGAGGCTGCCCAGCCAAGAGTCCGAACGTTTGCAAGCAACACCAAAAACCGGCAAATCGACAGAGCACAAACAGCAGTTCAGAGACCAAGGGCCACCAGGGGTATGACGTTCTGCCGCTGCCCAATTCCTCATCCTCAATGGAGGTCGTACCCCCCGGATCCACGCGATTGAGCTGGCGCAACTTGCTGGTCTCCAACCGACGCAACAAAGGCTCACGCCAACGCGGCAACAGCAGCGCGGAAGGGAGAACACAGAGCAACGCCAAACCGTTTTGAAACCCACCGAACGGCACCCAAAGCAGGGCGGCAACGGCCATCACCATCGGCTCCATCAGCACCGATACCAAAGCCTTGCCACCACCAAGATCAGGCTGCAGAGCACGAAAACGATCGAGGAAATGCCAGATGCCACCCGGCAAATATTTGAGCAAGTTGCTTCGCAGATAAAGCGGCACCAAAGCCAAGCGGCCCGGCCGATGTCCGAGCCAAACCACCAAAACCTTCCAAGCCAGAGCATTGACCACCAAGCTGAGCCAACTCAAACCAAGCCCCAACAACAACCAACACCATCCCTGTGGGCTGATCGTGAGGGCGCGCAATCCTGTGGCATGGCTTGCCAGCGCCACACCCACAAAGGCGAGGGTCAGCAGGGTGATCCAAAGGCGTAAACCACCAGGCAAAGAAAGCCGTTTCAGCACTGCCAGTCCTCCTCGGGCACAAAAGCATCAGCCTCGAGAGAGAGGCGGTTACGAAGTTCCATCACGCTGAGACCAGCCTCAGCAGACACACGCTGGAGCTCATCTTGCTCCCACTTGAGAGTGAAGGTCCCATCTGGACGGCGAGTCTGCTTGGCGCGAATCATGCCCCAAGGGGTTGCACTTGCCCCACAACGACGGGGCAGCACCCAGCGCCCCTGTTCGCGCTCCCTTAAGCCGATGGTTGGACTATGGCGCCACCACACCTCCCGCAAGGCAGCAGCCTGATCTGGCGTTGTAAGGGCGATCACCGAAGTACCAGGCCTTTGCTTTTTCATCAACACGGCTCCCTGAACCACATCCAACGCGCCAGCTAAACGAAGGTGCTGAGCCAGGCTTGCCAGCTCTTCGGCAGTGGCGTCGTCAATCCAGGCCTCCTGCACCACAAGTTCCTGCCAACAAGGCTCTGTTCTGCTCGCCTCACGAATACGGATCAAGCGCAGCAGGTTGGGACGATCCAAACAGCGATGGCCGAGGCCAATGCCTACAGCTTCAACCTCCATTCTTGAGGGGCGTTGGAAGTGATCCGCCAACACAGCCACCAAGGCCAACCCGGTAGGGGTGGTGAGCTCAGCAGCAGGAAGATCCTCCCCGGTGAGGAGCGGCAGCTGATGACGCTTTGCCAATTCGAGTACCGCCGGCACCGGAACAGGAAGCACCCCATGGGCCGTCGTCACTCGACCATGGCCGG
This window harbors:
- a CDS encoding lysylphosphatidylglycerol synthase domain-containing protein, which encodes MLKRLSLPGGLRLWITLLTLAFVGVALASHATGLRALTISPQGWCWLLLGLGLSWLSLVVNALAWKVLVVWLGHRPGRLALVPLYLRSNLLKYLPGGIWHFLDRFRALQPDLGGGKALVSVLMEPMVMAVAALLWVPFGGFQNGLALLCVLPSALLLPRWREPLLRRLETSKLRQLNRVDPGGTTSIEDEELGSGRTSYPWWPLVSELLFVLCRFAGFWCCLQTFGLLAGQPLGLWLAAFALAWTAGLVVPAAPGGLGVFEAVLLFRMGTIVPEAPLLAVALSYRLLATMADLIAAAAVKGDAWMTAKVRV
- the larC gene encoding nickel pincer cofactor biosynthesis protein LarC; the protein is MSALVIDCPTGLAGDMLLSAVLDLGVPESVLHEPLQALGLAKAYGLNVEEAQSGGLRGLRLTVSSEEPNPPHRRWLDLRSLISEALLSPSLKTKVLQVFQALADAEATVHGCAPDQVHFHEIGAIDSLVDVIGVCAGIENLSPDSIYCTAPPTGHGRVTTAHGVLPVPVPAVLELAKRHQLPLLTGEDLPAAELTTPTGLALVAVLADHFQRPSRMEVEAVGIGLGHRCLDRPNLLRLIRIREASRTEPCWQELVVQEAWIDDATAEELASLAQHLRLAGALDVVQGAVLMKKQRPGTSVIALTTPDQAAALREVWWRHSPTIGLREREQGRWVLPRRCGASATPWGMIRAKQTRRPDGTFTLKWEQDELQRVSAEAGLSVMELRNRLSLEADAFVPEEDWQC